The genomic region ACGAGACCAGCCGCGGGCTGATGGCGCTCTACGCGGAGCTCTCCACGCAGACCGAGGAACTGGAGCGTGCCCGGCTCGCCGCCGAGGAGGCCACCCGCGCCAAAGCCGCGTTCCTCGCGGACATGGGGCACGAGATCCGCAACCCGTTGAACTCGGTGATCGGCTTCGCCGAGCTGCTCGACGAGACCGAGCTGACCCCCGAGCAGGCCGACTACCTCAAGCCGATCCGGGCCGCCGGCGACCATCTGCGCAGCCTGATGGACGACCTGCTCGACTTCTCCAAGCTCGAAGCGGGGCACTTCACGTTCGAAGCGATCCCGTTCGACGTGGTCGGCTGCGTCGAGGACGCGCTGGCGATCGTCGCGCCGCAGGCGGCGGCCAAGCAGCTGAGCCTCGCTGCGGTGTTCACGCCGGACACCCCGACCACGGCCAGTGGCGATCCGACCCGGCTCCGGCAGATCCTGGTCAACCTGTTGGTCAACGCGGTGAAGTTCACCGCGGAGGGGCAGGTCTGGGTCGAGCTGGCGGTCGTGCGGACCGGGCCGGACCGGGCGTCCCTCTCGTTCGCCGTCCACGACACCGGGATCGGGATCTCGCCCGACGCGCTGGAGCGGATCTTCGTCCCGTTCGCGCAGGCGGACGCATCCACGACCCGGCGGTACGGAGGAACCGGCCTGGGGCTCTCGATCGCCCGCGAGCTCAGCGAGCGGATGGACGGCGAGCTGACCGTCGCGTCCGAGTTCGGCGTCGGCTCGACGTTCACCAGCACCGTGTGCCTCGACGTGAGCGCGGAGACGCTGGCCGACCCGGACGACCAGCCGCTGAGCGGGCGCACCGTGCTGCTCGTCCACGACGATCCGGTGGCCGAGCGGGCGCTCCGCGTTCACCTGACGGGCTGGGGAGCGGTCGTGCGGACCGAACCCGGACCGGTCGACCCGGTTCTCGCGGTGGTCGGAGCCGGCTCCGAGCCGCTCCTCGGGCTCGGACCGGCCGTGCCGGTCGTCGTGCTCGCCCCGTTGTCGGTGCGGCGCCAGACGTACGACGGCGTCGCCGCGGTGCTGTACAGCCCGGTCCGGCGGTCGCAGCTGAGAGCGGCGGTGAACGCCGCGCTCACCACGGTCACCGACTCCCGACCCGCGTAGACGGCGTCCGATCCCCGTTCATTTCCCGTTCACGCCGCTCGGCGACGGTTCAGGCAGCGGCCACGACGGGTAGCCGGGAGTGGATGCACCACAGAAGGGGGTCTGCGATGACGGGCGAGACGGTGGACGCCAGGCCGGCCGAGGCGTCGTTGAGCGGCAGCGATCTGGACTTGCTGTTCGACGAGACCGGCGGTTTCCTGCTCGAGCGCGCGCGCGACTACCTGATCGAGAACTACGACGACGACGATCCGGTGCTGCGCAAGCTGGACGGCGAACCGGTCGACACCTGGCGCGAGGGTTACCCCTACGACCAGCGCATGTCCCGGGACGAGTACGACCGCGTGAAGCGCCTGCTCCAGATCGAGCTGCTCAAGCTCCAGTACTGGATGAAAGACACCGGCGAGCGGCTGGTCATCCTGTTCGAGGGCCGGGACGCCGCGGGCAAGGGCGGGACCATCAAGCGGTTCCTGGAGCACCTCAACCCGCGGGGTGCGAGCGTGGTGGCGCTGGAGAAGCCGAGCGAGCGCGAACAGAGCCAGTGGTTCTTCCAGCGGTACGTCGCGCACCTGCCCGCGGCCGGTGAGATCGTGCTGTTCGACCGCTCCTGGTACAACCGGGCCGGCGTCGAGCGGGTGATGGGCTTCTGCACCGACGAGGAGTACGAGCAGTTTCTCAAGGACGCGCCGCGGTTCGAGGACATGCTGGTGGAGAACGGCATCAACCTGATCAAGCTGTGGTTCTCGGTGACCCGGTCGGAGCAGCGGACCCGGTTCATCATCCGGCAGATCGACCCGGTCCGGCAGTGGAAGCTCTCGCCGA from Cryptosporangium minutisporangium harbors:
- a CDS encoding ATP-binding protein, which produces MSTTGSGEATDIAALTAEVEALRAELDETSRGLMALYAELSTQTEELERARLAAEEATRAKAAFLADMGHEIRNPLNSVIGFAELLDETELTPEQADYLKPIRAAGDHLRSLMDDLLDFSKLEAGHFTFEAIPFDVVGCVEDALAIVAPQAAAKQLSLAAVFTPDTPTTASGDPTRLRQILVNLLVNAVKFTAEGQVWVELAVVRTGPDRASLSFAVHDTGIGISPDALERIFVPFAQADASTTRRYGGTGLGLSIARELSERMDGELTVASEFGVGSTFTSTVCLDVSAETLADPDDQPLSGRTVLLVHDDPVAERALRVHLTGWGAVVRTEPGPVDPVLAVVGAGSEPLLGLGPAVPVVVLAPLSVRRQTYDGVAAVLYSPVRRSQLRAAVNAALTTVTDSRPA
- the ppk2 gene encoding polyphosphate kinase 2 yields the protein MTGETVDARPAEASLSGSDLDLLFDETGGFLLERARDYLIENYDDDDPVLRKLDGEPVDTWREGYPYDQRMSRDEYDRVKRLLQIELLKLQYWMKDTGERLVILFEGRDAAGKGGTIKRFLEHLNPRGASVVALEKPSEREQSQWFFQRYVAHLPAAGEIVLFDRSWYNRAGVERVMGFCTDEEYEQFLKDAPRFEDMLVENGINLIKLWFSVTRSEQRTRFIIRQIDPVRQWKLSPTDVASLDKWDAYTDAKEAMFLHTDLAEAPWTVVKSNDKKRARVEAMRYVLSRFDYADKDEEVVGEPDPRIVGPAASVLPD